Proteins found in one Herbiconiux sp. A18JL235 genomic segment:
- a CDS encoding DUF202 domain-containing protein, whose protein sequence is MSVFDPGLQPERTALAWRRTALALLVGSLVAMRILPEVFGTWAVALGLAGLLAAGALLWAVHRRYDTHHRLLTEEGDRTPLAGGRLIAAMTVFCVAAAALTLALVIAMAATGFSFLAVDR, encoded by the coding sequence GTGAGCGTCTTCGACCCCGGGCTCCAGCCCGAGCGCACCGCCCTCGCCTGGCGGCGCACAGCCCTCGCGCTGCTCGTCGGATCGCTCGTCGCCATGCGCATCCTGCCCGAGGTGTTCGGCACCTGGGCCGTCGCCCTTGGCCTCGCCGGCCTGCTCGCGGCGGGGGCTCTGCTCTGGGCGGTGCATCGGCGCTACGACACCCACCACCGCCTGCTCACCGAGGAGGGCGACCGCACGCCCCTCGCGGGCGGGAGGCTCATCGCGGCCATGACCGTGTTCTGCGTCGCCGCCGCGGCGCTCACCCTCGCGCTCGTCATCGCGATGGCGGCGACGGGGTTCTCCTTCCTCGCCGTCGACCGCTGA
- a CDS encoding YidH family protein — translation MSDEQKPQRRFPSSVFGRGGEPDARFSLANERTFLAWIRTGLAFLAGGVALEALGLGIHPGFRLAASLILIVAGLLTPLQGWFGWMRTERALRLGTPLPSAPLALPLAIVVGVVGVLVLVGVLV, via the coding sequence ATGAGCGACGAGCAGAAGCCGCAGCGCCGGTTCCCGTCGTCGGTGTTCGGGCGCGGCGGTGAACCGGATGCGCGGTTCAGCCTGGCCAACGAGCGCACCTTCCTGGCGTGGATCCGCACGGGCCTCGCGTTCCTCGCCGGCGGCGTCGCCCTCGAGGCCCTCGGTCTCGGCATCCACCCCGGGTTCCGGCTCGCCGCCTCGCTCATCCTGATCGTCGCCGGGCTCCTCACCCCCCTGCAGGGCTGGTTCGGCTGGATGCGTACCGAGCGCGCGCTGCGCCTCGGCACACCGCTGCCGAGTGCACCGCTCGCGCTGCCGCTCGCGATCGTCGTCGGGGTGGTGGGCGTGCTCGTGCTGGTCGGGGTGCTCGTGTGA
- a CDS encoding formylglycine-generating enzyme family protein produces the protein MSDESGCGPGCTCGAPGRSQFLTIGSAPPSAAASQPERAESPHPVEQILVPAGSFTMGDSSGDRNAADGEVPLHEVRTDAFSIDATTVTNDAFARFVEATGYATEAETFGFSAVFHLALAAAPDDIVGRPPGTPWWFGVRGADWRHPGGRESSIEELGEHPVVHVSWNDAVAYCAWAGRRLPTEAEWEYASRGGLVGAKYPWGDDEVDAGGWRANIFQGRFPAENTVEDGYLTTAPVRTFEPNGYGLWQTVGNVWEWCSDWYSPRYYADSPVHGPAGPETGDARVMRGGSYLCHISYCNRYRNSARSQNTPDSSMGNAGFRTVALEVAA, from the coding sequence ATGAGTGACGAGTCAGGGTGCGGGCCGGGATGCACCTGCGGCGCTCCGGGCCGCTCGCAGTTCCTGACGATCGGATCGGCCCCGCCGAGCGCAGCCGCCTCGCAGCCCGAACGCGCGGAGTCGCCCCACCCCGTCGAGCAGATCCTCGTTCCCGCGGGTTCGTTCACCATGGGCGACTCCTCGGGCGACCGCAACGCCGCCGACGGCGAGGTGCCGCTGCACGAGGTGCGCACCGATGCGTTCAGCATCGACGCGACGACGGTCACGAACGACGCCTTCGCGCGATTCGTGGAGGCGACGGGCTACGCGACAGAGGCGGAGACCTTCGGTTTCTCCGCCGTCTTCCATCTCGCGCTCGCCGCCGCGCCCGACGACATCGTGGGCCGACCACCGGGAACCCCGTGGTGGTTCGGCGTGCGGGGAGCCGACTGGCGCCACCCGGGAGGCCGGGAGTCGTCGATCGAGGAGCTCGGCGAGCATCCGGTCGTTCATGTCAGCTGGAACGACGCCGTCGCCTACTGCGCGTGGGCCGGGCGACGGCTGCCCACCGAGGCCGAGTGGGAGTACGCCTCCCGTGGTGGTCTCGTCGGTGCGAAGTACCCGTGGGGTGACGACGAGGTGGATGCCGGGGGCTGGCGGGCGAACATCTTCCAGGGCCGGTTCCCTGCTGAGAACACGGTCGAGGACGGCTACCTCACCACCGCCCCGGTGCGCACCTTCGAGCCGAACGGGTACGGCCTCTGGCAGACCGTCGGGAACGTCTGGGAGTGGTGCTCGGACTGGTACTCGCCCCGCTACTACGCTGACTCGCCGGTGCACGGCCCCGCGGGCCCCGAGACCGGAGACGCGAGGGTGATGCGCGGCGGCAGCTACCTGTGCCACATCTCGTACTGCAACCGGTATCGCAACTCGGCGCGGTCGCAGAACACCCCCGATTCGTCGATGGGGAACGCGGGCTTCCGCACCGTCGCCCTGGAGGTCGCCGCATGA
- a CDS encoding helix-turn-helix transcriptional regulator, giving the protein MNDEALQRFSLGGADVDAAKQLYESGYHGADFRIEKTGQSFAYRHTMAGTAEMSFRSSAMGGRVRGRLEASPDYFVTWLHSGGATVTMNRQEATWGSGTPWIFPSNAPFEFETLDFRQSILAFDGAYLERIAVEVEGVVEGPVRFHFATTPSAADLIAWRAVVDEGAALVLGGSPTPLQMAEMSRRTVLAMLAVFPHDRARPSPEVLAPRNARLRAAMEHLQAHADQPVTPADAAEAAGLSPRGLQQAFQRHLGITPTVYLRQERLERARVDLLASASHETTVASIAARWGFTHLGRFAIAYRERFGESPRHTLAR; this is encoded by the coding sequence ATGAACGACGAGGCGCTGCAGAGGTTCAGCCTCGGAGGTGCTGACGTCGACGCGGCGAAGCAGCTCTACGAGAGCGGGTACCACGGCGCCGACTTCCGCATCGAGAAGACCGGGCAGAGCTTCGCCTACCGGCACACGATGGCCGGCACGGCTGAGATGTCGTTCCGGTCGTCGGCGATGGGCGGTCGCGTGCGGGGACGATTGGAGGCGAGCCCGGACTACTTCGTCACCTGGCTGCACTCCGGGGGCGCCACGGTCACGATGAACCGGCAGGAGGCGACGTGGGGCAGCGGCACGCCGTGGATCTTCCCCTCCAATGCGCCGTTCGAATTCGAGACCCTCGACTTCCGGCAGAGCATCCTCGCCTTCGACGGCGCCTACCTCGAGCGCATCGCCGTCGAGGTGGAGGGAGTGGTGGAGGGGCCGGTTCGCTTCCACTTCGCCACCACGCCGTCGGCAGCCGACCTGATCGCGTGGCGTGCCGTCGTCGACGAGGGGGCGGCGCTCGTGCTCGGCGGGAGTCCGACCCCGTTGCAGATGGCCGAGATGTCCCGCCGCACCGTGCTCGCGATGCTCGCGGTGTTCCCGCATGACCGTGCCCGCCCGTCTCCTGAGGTACTGGCTCCCCGCAACGCCAGGCTCCGTGCGGCGATGGAGCACCTGCAGGCCCACGCCGACCAGCCCGTGACCCCGGCGGATGCCGCCGAGGCCGCCGGGCTCTCGCCGAGAGGGCTGCAGCAGGCCTTCCAGCGCCACCTGGGAATCACGCCCACCGTGTACCTGCGGCAGGAGCGCCTCGAGAGGGCTCGCGTCGATCTGCTCGCGAGCGCGTCCCACGAGACCACCGTGGCCTCGATCGCCGCGCGCTGGGGCTTCACGCACCTCGGCCGCTTCGCCATCGCCTACCGGGAGCGTTTCGGCGAATCACCCCGCCACACGCTCGCCCGCTGA
- a CDS encoding response regulator has product MIRVAVVDDQAIVRDGLVTVLGLLDGIEVVGEAEDGLAALELVASAQPDVVLMDLRMPRLDGAAATRRIVQEHPGTAVLVLTTFADDESIAQALGAGARGYLTKDAGRQQLEAAVRAVASGQTTLSPLVRDAVLSGVSRGGTSAAAVRRRIPALTEREAEVLGLIADGCTNTEIAARLVLSVATVKSHVNAVFAKLGVETRAQAVARVLQG; this is encoded by the coding sequence ATGATCAGAGTCGCCGTCGTCGACGACCAGGCCATCGTGCGCGACGGCCTGGTGACCGTGCTGGGCCTCCTCGACGGCATCGAGGTGGTCGGCGAGGCGGAGGACGGGCTCGCGGCGCTCGAGCTGGTGGCCTCCGCGCAACCGGACGTGGTGCTGATGGATCTCAGGATGCCCCGGCTCGACGGGGCCGCCGCGACCCGGCGCATCGTGCAGGAGCACCCCGGCACGGCTGTGCTCGTGCTCACCACCTTCGCCGACGATGAGTCGATCGCCCAGGCGCTCGGCGCCGGCGCCCGCGGCTACCTCACGAAAGACGCCGGGCGCCAGCAGCTCGAGGCCGCCGTGCGCGCCGTCGCCTCGGGCCAGACGACACTCTCGCCGCTCGTGCGCGACGCGGTGCTCTCCGGTGTGTCCCGCGGCGGCACCTCGGCCGCGGCGGTGCGCCGGCGCATCCCGGCCCTCACCGAACGAGAGGCCGAGGTGCTCGGGCTCATCGCCGACGGATGCACGAACACCGAGATCGCCGCCCGCCTCGTGCTGAGCGTGGCCACGGTGAAGAGCCATGTGAACGCCGTCTTCGCCAAGCTCGGCGTGGAGACCCGCGCCCAGGCGGTGGCACGGGTGCTGCAGGGATGA
- a CDS encoding amidase: MTSAETSRTVDVVELGIAEMLDALETGAVTSVELVTAYLNRIAYYDRTGLCLHAIAVLDPSCLEQAAASDARRRAGRAGPLEGVPFTVKDSYKVKGLTVASGSPALAELVATEDAATVAQLRAAGAVLLGKTNMPPMAAGGMQPGVYDYARSPYHPQFLTAAYGSGSSNGSGTATAASLCAFGMAEETVSSGRAPASNNSLVAYTPSRGVLSIRGNWPLRPSCDVVVPHTRTVDDLLHVLDVLAVDDPDRSGDFWRQQTAVELPSPESVLPHPLARPRPERLDGLRIGVPRLYIGEDRVPLVPPVIRPSVRALWDRAADDLRALGAEVVEVDFPVVSNYEEDRPGAQGLAERGLVPPTWRALEGGPVTAMALDGFLRDNADPGLHSWADVDGDTVFPVEDAPVPVWITRARGGFDWQRLAELVKQGLPGSYDEVPGLDHLLRGLEEARRVDFEEWMRDQGLDLIVFPAAGDVGRVDLFERPESLEAASRNGVVYSNGNRVIRHLGIPTVTVPMGFMGDLQMPVGLTFAGPAYSDDALLDHASAYERATRRRQPAFLTPTLPSNQIELREGLTAGDPGADATPETVVVVAKERSWEVEVRLAADAPVSAQVWADGHILRRAEGENGVYRGRVSLARKRLFDEMMVVVRTTPAAASLSLIPLPQRE, translated from the coding sequence ATGACCAGCGCCGAGACCTCCCGCACCGTCGACGTCGTCGAGCTCGGCATCGCCGAGATGCTCGACGCCCTCGAAACGGGCGCGGTGACGAGTGTGGAGCTCGTCACCGCATACCTCAACCGCATCGCCTACTACGACCGCACCGGTCTCTGCCTGCATGCCATCGCGGTGCTCGACCCGAGCTGCCTCGAGCAGGCGGCGGCGTCGGATGCCCGTCGGCGCGCAGGGCGGGCCGGCCCGCTCGAGGGCGTTCCGTTCACCGTCAAGGACAGCTACAAGGTGAAAGGGCTGACGGTGGCCTCGGGCAGCCCTGCCCTGGCCGAGCTGGTGGCGACGGAGGACGCCGCGACGGTGGCGCAGCTGCGTGCGGCGGGCGCGGTGCTGCTCGGCAAGACGAACATGCCGCCGATGGCTGCAGGGGGGATGCAGCCGGGCGTCTACGACTACGCCAGGAGCCCGTACCACCCGCAGTTCTTGACGGCCGCGTACGGATCGGGGTCGTCGAACGGCTCCGGCACCGCCACGGCGGCGAGTCTGTGCGCGTTCGGGATGGCCGAGGAGACGGTCTCCTCCGGGCGCGCGCCCGCCTCGAACAACAGCCTCGTGGCCTACACGCCGTCGCGTGGGGTGCTGTCGATCCGCGGCAACTGGCCGCTGCGGCCGAGCTGCGACGTCGTGGTGCCGCACACCAGAACCGTCGACGACCTGCTCCACGTGCTCGACGTGCTCGCCGTCGACGACCCCGATCGCTCGGGCGACTTCTGGCGGCAGCAGACGGCCGTGGAGCTGCCGTCGCCCGAGTCGGTGCTCCCGCATCCGCTCGCCCGACCGCGGCCCGAACGACTCGACGGGTTGCGCATCGGTGTGCCCCGCCTCTACATCGGTGAAGACCGGGTGCCGCTCGTGCCGCCCGTCATCCGCCCCTCGGTGCGGGCCCTGTGGGACCGTGCTGCCGACGACCTGCGGGCGCTCGGCGCCGAGGTGGTCGAGGTCGACTTCCCCGTCGTGTCGAACTACGAAGAAGACCGGCCGGGTGCCCAGGGGCTCGCCGAGCGCGGGCTCGTGCCGCCCACCTGGCGGGCCCTCGAGGGCGGTCCGGTGACGGCCATGGCGCTCGACGGGTTCCTCCGAGACAACGCCGACCCCGGGCTCCACTCCTGGGCCGACGTCGACGGCGACACCGTGTTCCCGGTCGAGGATGCGCCTGTGCCGGTGTGGATCACGCGCGCCAGGGGCGGCTTCGACTGGCAGCGGCTCGCCGAACTCGTGAAGCAGGGCCTGCCGGGCAGCTACGACGAGGTGCCCGGCCTCGACCACCTGCTGCGCGGCCTCGAGGAGGCACGCCGGGTCGACTTCGAGGAGTGGATGCGCGACCAGGGTCTCGATCTGATCGTCTTCCCCGCGGCGGGCGACGTCGGGCGAGTCGATCTGTTCGAGCGACCGGAGAGTCTCGAGGCGGCCTCGCGCAACGGTGTCGTGTACTCGAACGGCAACCGGGTGATCAGGCACCTCGGCATCCCGACCGTCACGGTGCCGATGGGCTTCATGGGCGACCTCCAGATGCCGGTCGGGCTCACCTTCGCGGGGCCCGCCTACAGCGACGACGCGCTGCTCGACCACGCTTCGGCCTACGAGCGGGCGACGCGGCGGCGGCAGCCCGCGTTCCTCACGCCGACCCTCCCGTCGAACCAGATCGAGTTGCGGGAAGGGCTGACCGCCGGCGATCCAGGGGCGGATGCGACCCCCGAGACCGTCGTGGTCGTCGCGAAGGAGCGGTCGTGGGAGGTCGAGGTGCGGCTCGCCGCCGATGCGCCGGTGTCCGCGCAGGTGTGGGCCGACGGTCACATCCTCCGCCGCGCCGAAGGGGAGAACGGTGTCTACCGGGGTCGGGTCTCGCTCGCCCGCAAGCGCCTGTTCGACGAGATGATGGTGGTCGTGCGCACGACCCCGGCAGCGGCGTCACTCTCGCTCATTCCGCTTCCGCAGAGGGAGTGA
- a CDS encoding rhodanese-like domain-containing protein: MQQITVDQLAALNDAHVIDVREPDEFASGHVPGATNIPVSQLGERFGEIPTDTTVHVICQSGGRSARATEALAAAGVDAVDVAGGTSAWRSGGHPVEPA, translated from the coding sequence ATGCAGCAGATCACCGTCGACCAACTCGCCGCTCTGAACGACGCCCACGTCATCGACGTGCGCGAACCCGACGAATTCGCGAGCGGTCACGTGCCAGGCGCGACGAACATCCCCGTGTCGCAGCTCGGCGAGCGGTTCGGCGAGATCCCCACCGACACGACGGTGCACGTCATCTGCCAATCCGGCGGGCGCAGCGCCCGCGCCACTGAGGCGCTCGCCGCCGCCGGGGTCGACGCCGTCGACGTCGCGGGCGGCACCTCGGCCTGGCGGTCGGGCGGGCACCCGGTCGAGCCCGCCTAG
- a CDS encoding aminobutyraldehyde dehydrogenase: MTSGTFIGNEYRAGAGETVELIDPSTGAAASTLTQSGTGDVDEAVAAARAAAPGWAGQTPGARARILLKLADAIEENAAELAEIETRESGKPYLTGLDGELPFAADNLRFFAGAARSLDGTGAGVFSEGFTSVLTRRPVGVVAGITPWNFPLIMAVWKAGPALAAGNSVILKPAPPTPGTTLRLAELAAACGLPAGVLGVVTGHSEVGSALAGHAGVDMVSVTGSTTTGKAVMRGAVDGVKRVHLELGGKAPAIVFSDADIAPMAHALALGSTYNTGQDCTAATRVYIQRDSFDDAVAALRAELEGITVGDPMDAGTDVGPLISAQHRDRVHGFVTRAVAEGAEVLTGGAPLERAGSYFPPTLIVGAPQHSEIVQGEVFGPVLVALPFETEEDAIRLANDSAYGLASSVWTTDVARAIRVSHQLDVGVTWVNDHLPIASEAPHGGVKGSGFGKDMSIEPLLDYSVTRHLMIRHAAPPATTGYRPA, encoded by the coding sequence ATGACCTCAGGGACCTTCATCGGCAACGAGTACCGCGCGGGAGCGGGCGAGACCGTCGAGCTCATCGACCCGTCGACCGGCGCCGCCGCCTCGACCCTCACCCAGTCGGGCACCGGTGACGTCGACGAGGCCGTCGCCGCCGCCCGCGCCGCCGCACCCGGCTGGGCGGGCCAGACCCCGGGGGCCCGCGCGCGCATCCTGCTGAAGCTCGCCGACGCGATCGAGGAGAACGCGGCCGAGCTCGCCGAGATCGAGACCCGCGAGTCGGGCAAGCCCTACCTCACGGGCCTCGACGGCGAGCTGCCGTTCGCCGCCGACAATCTGCGGTTCTTCGCGGGTGCGGCGCGCTCGCTCGACGGCACCGGCGCCGGGGTGTTCAGCGAGGGCTTCACCTCGGTGCTCACCCGGCGGCCCGTAGGTGTGGTCGCGGGCATCACACCGTGGAACTTCCCGCTCATCATGGCCGTCTGGAAGGCGGGGCCGGCGCTGGCCGCCGGCAACTCCGTCATCCTGAAGCCCGCTCCGCCCACCCCGGGCACCACCCTGCGGCTCGCCGAGCTCGCCGCCGCCTGCGGCCTGCCGGCCGGGGTGCTCGGTGTGGTCACCGGCCACTCCGAGGTCGGCAGCGCGCTCGCCGGCCACGCCGGGGTCGACATGGTGAGCGTCACCGGCTCGACAACCACGGGCAAGGCGGTGATGCGTGGTGCCGTCGACGGTGTAAAGCGCGTGCACCTCGAGCTCGGCGGGAAGGCGCCGGCGATCGTGTTCTCCGACGCCGACATCGCGCCGATGGCCCACGCGCTCGCGCTCGGCTCCACCTACAACACGGGGCAGGACTGCACGGCCGCCACCCGCGTCTACATCCAGCGCGACAGCTTCGACGACGCCGTCGCCGCGCTGCGCGCCGAGCTCGAGGGCATCACGGTCGGCGACCCGATGGATGCCGGAACCGACGTCGGCCCCCTCATCTCGGCGCAGCACCGCGACCGGGTGCACGGCTTCGTCACCCGCGCGGTCGCCGAGGGCGCCGAGGTGCTCACCGGTGGGGCGCCGCTGGAGCGCGCGGGATCGTACTTCCCGCCGACGCTCATCGTGGGGGCGCCGCAGCACTCCGAGATCGTGCAGGGCGAGGTGTTCGGGCCGGTGCTCGTGGCGCTGCCCTTCGAGACCGAGGAGGATGCGATCCGGCTGGCCAACGACAGCGCCTACGGTCTGGCGTCGTCGGTCTGGACCACCGACGTGGCCCGCGCCATCCGGGTCAGCCACCAGCTCGACGTGGGCGTGACCTGGGTGAACGACCACCTCCCGATCGCGTCGGAGGCGCCGCACGGCGGCGTGAAGGGCTCGGGTTTCGGGAAGGACATGTCGATCGAGCCGCTGCTCGACTACTCCGTCACCCGCCACCTCATGATCCGCCACGCGGCTCCCCCGGCCACCACGGGCTACCGCCCCGCCTGA
- a CDS encoding helix-turn-helix transcriptional regulator, translating to MNRTDRLFGLVEELRAASPRPSSARRPAVRFEVSSRTIERDMLALQESGLPIWAEPGRTGGYVIDATATLGPMRFTLDEALAVLIGLGGLRHSPFRHAARTAARKALAAMPDDHSARAVALGSRIHFLEDDTPTAAAPADFARALLADRVVRLHYRDGTGAESWREVEPLGSIDRDGAWYLVAWCRTRDGVRAFRSDRMLALEITDERPVRRALAASDLAIEYGRLRSVVDWD from the coding sequence GTGAACCGCACGGATCGGCTCTTCGGACTCGTGGAGGAGTTGAGGGCGGCGTCGCCCCGCCCCTCGAGCGCGCGGCGCCCCGCCGTGCGGTTCGAGGTGTCGAGCCGCACCATCGAGCGCGACATGCTGGCGCTGCAGGAGTCGGGACTGCCGATCTGGGCCGAACCCGGCAGAACCGGCGGGTACGTCATCGACGCCACCGCGACGCTCGGGCCGATGCGGTTCACCCTCGACGAAGCGCTCGCCGTGCTGATCGGCCTCGGTGGCCTCCGGCACAGCCCCTTCCGCCACGCGGCTCGCACCGCGGCCCGCAAGGCGCTCGCGGCCATGCCCGACGATCACTCCGCCCGGGCGGTCGCCCTGGGCTCGCGCATCCACTTCCTCGAAGACGACACGCCGACCGCCGCGGCGCCGGCCGACTTCGCTCGAGCGCTGCTCGCCGATCGCGTCGTCAGACTGCACTACCGCGACGGCACCGGAGCGGAGTCGTGGCGCGAGGTCGAACCCCTCGGGTCGATCGACAGAGACGGCGCCTGGTACCTCGTCGCCTGGTGCCGCACCCGAGACGGCGTGCGCGCCTTCCGCAGCGACCGGATGCTCGCACTGGAGATCACGGACGAGCGCCCGGTCAGGCGCGCACTCGCCGCCTCCGATCTCGCGATCGAGTACGGGCGGCTGCGTTCGGTCGTCGACTGGGACTGA
- a CDS encoding acyltransferase family protein: MPARPTLAPAPTAPAGAAGAAGAAAAVLPSLTGLRWVTAMLIFGDHVMAVQYFAGGSAELWATFFAPGSAGVAMFFVLSGFVLTWSHKPGQRPGDFWMRRVARVYPTHLVGVALAVVVGATLVPVIATTAVAPFVADIALVSAWNPAWWQAGNPVSWSLVCEAFFYLCFPLLIRVLYRVSVTALVVTVALCSVVTAIAPWIAGAAPDALASYSSPILRLPEFVVGICAALLLRSGAWRPPRPMTAVAFAVAGYLASAAPALPATEVSPGPAFAVLAFTLLIASLAESDRRGLPTGLTTPLWQTFGRASFAFYVVHLLVIGALAAPWPDGHPLLPWPQGALLTTLALAVAVALALLIHRGVELPMQRAILHSYRAKARRSGRPDDAGRRVAASAGERVAG; encoded by the coding sequence ATGCCCGCACGTCCGACGCTCGCCCCAGCCCCGACGGCCCCAGCGGGGGCGGCGGGGGCGGCGGGTGCCGCGGCGGCGGTGCTGCCGTCGCTGACGGGGCTGCGGTGGGTGACGGCGATGCTCATCTTCGGCGATCACGTGATGGCCGTGCAGTACTTCGCAGGAGGGTCGGCCGAGCTCTGGGCGACGTTCTTCGCCCCCGGGTCGGCGGGGGTGGCGATGTTCTTCGTCCTCTCGGGGTTCGTGCTGACCTGGTCGCACAAGCCGGGGCAGCGCCCTGGCGACTTCTGGATGCGCCGCGTCGCGCGGGTCTACCCGACCCACCTGGTCGGTGTCGCCCTCGCCGTCGTCGTCGGCGCGACCCTCGTCCCCGTCATCGCCACGACCGCCGTCGCACCGTTCGTCGCCGACATCGCGCTCGTCAGCGCCTGGAACCCGGCCTGGTGGCAGGCGGGCAACCCCGTCAGCTGGTCACTCGTGTGCGAGGCCTTCTTCTACCTCTGCTTCCCCCTGCTCATCCGGGTGCTCTACCGGGTGAGCGTGACCGCCCTCGTCGTCACCGTCGCCCTGTGCTCGGTCGTCACCGCCATCGCGCCGTGGATCGCCGGTGCCGCCCCCGATGCGCTGGCGTCGTACTCCTCGCCGATCCTGCGGCTCCCCGAGTTCGTGGTCGGCATCTGCGCCGCCTTGCTCCTCCGCAGCGGCGCCTGGCGGCCGCCGCGCCCGATGACCGCCGTCGCGTTCGCGGTCGCGGGTTACCTCGCCTCCGCCGCTCCCGCCCTGCCCGCGACCGAGGTGTCGCCAGGGCCGGCGTTCGCGGTGCTCGCGTTCACCCTTCTCATCGCCTCGCTCGCCGAGAGCGACCGGCGCGGCCTCCCGACCGGCCTCACCACGCCCCTCTGGCAGACGTTCGGCCGCGCGTCCTTCGCCTTCTACGTCGTGCATCTCCTCGTGATCGGCGCTCTTGCCGCGCCCTGGCCCGACGGGCATCCGCTCCTCCCCTGGCCCCAGGGCGCCCTGCTGACAACCCTCGCCCTCGCCGTGGCGGTCGCCCTGGCGCTCCTCATCCACCGCGGCGTCGAGCTGCCGATGCAGCGCGCCATCCTCCACAGCTACCGCGCGAAGGCCCGCCGCAGCGGTCGGCCGGACGACGCGGGGCGCCGGGTCGCCGCGTCAGCGGGCGAGCGTGTGGCGGGGTGA
- a CDS encoding sensor histidine kinase yields MSTAPPTSAGTRSPLSRALALVGVVLIGWAVVFGGRELAPWVPAATGVALAAWVAIAALPARAPAAVRIVALGILVAGGSLAAVPTSMITVVPMIVGLVGLFADTSLPWAVGGVAAVACAAAIAVVSLITAPPLGMLVAGLGLVLLGVLLGVTRRQQAGARLAEQRLVEQRLATQTERARSAALDERARIARDLHDTLAHSLGALVVQLDALEALVEAGKTDDVLARARAARAMAADGLDEARRAVLTLREEPAGKVEAATLEQQVAALVAQERSLGVLIDGAIELEGARLTAASAEAVRRAAQEALTNARKHAPGLPIALDLRHAGGRVVLTVSNAIGATATTPLAASGTGSGLAGMRERAETLPGARFEVSRDAGRFTIRMEVVAS; encoded by the coding sequence ATGAGCACGGCGCCACCGACCTCGGCCGGCACCAGGAGCCCTCTGTCGAGGGCCCTGGCGCTCGTCGGTGTCGTGCTCATCGGCTGGGCCGTCGTGTTCGGCGGGCGCGAGCTCGCACCCTGGGTGCCGGCGGCGACCGGTGTGGCCCTCGCCGCCTGGGTCGCGATCGCCGCCCTCCCGGCCCGGGCTCCGGCAGCGGTGCGGATCGTGGCGCTCGGCATCCTGGTTGCGGGCGGCTCGCTCGCCGCCGTCCCCACCTCGATGATCACCGTGGTGCCGATGATCGTCGGCCTCGTCGGTCTCTTCGCCGACACCTCGCTGCCCTGGGCTGTCGGCGGGGTCGCCGCCGTGGCGTGCGCCGCGGCGATCGCCGTCGTCTCCCTGATCACCGCCCCGCCCCTCGGGATGCTCGTCGCGGGCCTCGGGCTCGTGCTGCTCGGCGTGCTCCTCGGGGTGACGAGACGGCAGCAGGCCGGCGCGCGGCTCGCCGAGCAGCGCCTCGTCGAGCAGCGCCTCGCCACCCAGACCGAACGCGCCCGTTCGGCCGCCCTCGACGAGCGCGCGCGGATCGCCCGCGACCTGCACGACACGCTCGCCCACTCCCTCGGGGCCCTGGTCGTGCAACTGGATGCGCTGGAGGCGCTCGTCGAGGCCGGCAAGACCGACGACGTGCTCGCCCGCGCCCGGGCGGCCCGGGCGATGGCCGCCGACGGGCTCGACGAGGCCAGGCGCGCGGTGCTCACCCTCCGGGAGGAACCCGCGGGGAAGGTCGAGGCGGCGACGCTCGAGCAGCAGGTGGCTGCGCTCGTCGCGCAGGAGCGCTCCCTCGGGGTCTTGATCGACGGTGCGATCGAGCTGGAGGGCGCCAGGCTCACCGCCGCGTCGGCCGAAGCCGTGCGGCGAGCCGCGCAGGAGGCCCTCACCAACGCCCGCAAGCACGCCCCCGGCCTGCCGATCGCCCTCGACCTCCGGCACGCAGGCGGTCGGGTCGTGCTCACCGTGTCGAACGCGATCGGGGCGACCGCGACGACTCCCCTCGCCGCCTCGGGAACCGGCTCCGGCCTCGCGGGCATGCGCGAGCGCGCCGAAACGCTCCCGGGGGCCCGCTTCGAGGTCTCCCGGGACGCCGGCCGCTTCACGATCCGGATGGAGGTGGTCGCCTCATGA
- a CDS encoding VOC family protein, producing the protein MSFASIRIVTADLDGMVAFYERITGQKAERPAPPFAHFGGPGASLAIADVSTVAMLGGAMEPAANRSVLIEFEVDDVDGDFAALHPAAADVVLAPTTMPWGNRSALVRDPDGNVVNLFSRPAG; encoded by the coding sequence ATGTCGTTCGCATCCATCCGTATCGTCACCGCCGATCTCGACGGCATGGTCGCCTTCTATGAGAGGATCACCGGTCAGAAGGCCGAGCGGCCCGCGCCGCCCTTCGCGCACTTCGGCGGCCCGGGCGCGAGTCTGGCCATCGCCGACGTGTCGACCGTCGCGATGCTGGGCGGTGCGATGGAACCCGCAGCGAATCGCTCGGTCCTCATCGAGTTCGAGGTCGACGACGTCGACGGGGACTTCGCCGCGCTGCATCCCGCCGCCGCCGACGTCGTGCTCGCTCCGACGACCATGCCGTGGGGCAACCGGTCGGCCCTGGTGCGCGACCCCGACGGGAATGTCGTCAACCTGTTCAGCCGTCCGGCGGGGTGA